The sequence below is a genomic window from Immundisolibacter sp..
CTCGGTACCGGACCAGGAATACACCGAGGATTGCAGTGTCTGCTGTCGGCCCATCGTGGTCACCGTTGCCACGTCCGAGGGCGAGGTTGTCAGCATCGAAGGGCGTAGCGAAGACGACTAGGCCTTTCCTGGGGTGGGACCACTGCGTCGCAGGAACCCTTCTCCGTGCTGTCCGCCCCCCCGTTTTTGCCCGGTTCGCGCTCGTTCCGGCAACGTGACTTTTCGTTAGTTATGTGTGGATCTACAACCGGCATCTGCAGAAGGCACTTGGTCATGTCAGCCCCAGGCCATGGACCGGTGGCAACGTCAAGCCGGGTCATTCATCGGCCGGGACACGACACCACAATATACAAGTGAGTAAACAGGGCATAGAATAAAAACTGCGAGCAAAATAGAATTTCCATAT
It includes:
- a CDS encoding CPXCG motif-containing cysteine-rich protein; this translates as MQNLDCAFIDCPYCGERIEMVVDCSVPDQEYTEDCSVCCRPIVVTVATSEGEVVSIEGRSEDD